The Candidatus Zixiibacteriota bacterium genomic sequence TGTGGCCGGATCGGGGAAATATGCCGGGAAATTTGTCAAGGATGCCGACCCCGAAATTATCGCCGATATGAAAAGCGCCGGGACACTTTACAAAAAAGAGATTTGTATTCATAATTATCCATTCTGCTGGCGGTGCGATTCGCCCCTGATTTATATCGCTCGTCAGGCCTGGTATATCAAGACCACCCAGTTAAAAGAGCAGTTAATAAAGAACAGCAATATTACCAGATGGTATCCGGATGAGATTCGGGTCGGCCGGATGCTTGACTGGCTTGAAAACAATATCGACTGGGCGCTCTCCCGCGAGCGGTTCTGGGGAACGCCGCTTCCAATCTGGGTCTGCGACAAAGAAAAGTGCGGGCAGGTGACGGCGGTCGGGTCAATCGAACAGTTGCGCAGGGAAGGAATCGATGTCCCGGCCGAGATTGACCTGCATAAGCCGATGATCGACGATGTTAAACTTCGCTGCCCCAATTGCAAAGGGACCATGACCCGAGTGCCGGAAGTAATCGACACCTGGTTTGATTCCGGGGCGATGCCGTTTGCGCAGTGGCATTATCCTTTCGAACATAAGGATTATATTGATAAGGGGATCAAATACCCGGCCGATTTCATTTCCGAGGCGGTGGATCAAACCCGCGGCTGGTTCTACTCGTTGCTGGCGATATCGACTTTATTGTTCGACCAGCCGGCGTTCAAGAATGTGCTTGTCATGGAACTGGTTCTGGATAAAACCGGCAAAAAAATGTCGAAACATAAAGGGAATGCGGTCAATCCCTTTGATATTATCAATAAGCACGGCGCCGATGCGCTGCGGTGGTATCTGCTCTCCAATTCCAACCCCTGGGTGCCGACCCGGTTCGATGAAGACAGCATGGTCGAAGTGGTCCGGAAATTCTTTGACACCCTCAAGAACAGCTATAGTTTCTTCGCCCTCTACGCCAATATCGATGAGATACCGGAGCGGGCGACCAAAGAGGGGAAAACGGTGGAGGCATTTCTGGCGCAATTTGCCGGGGAACCGGATCGAACCGACCAGTGGATTGAATCAAAATTTAATACACTGGTGAAAGATGTCACGGCGCGGCTGGATAATTATGATTTGACCCCGCCGTCCAGAATGATTTCGGATTTTGTGATCAATGACTTATCCAACTGGTATATTCGTCTGAATCGCCGCCGTTATTGGGCGCCGGGGAATGACCCCTCCAAGATGCGGGCTTTCCTGACACTATATCGAATGCTGATCGGGAGCGCCAAACTGATTGCCCCTTATGCGCCTTTTATCTCGGAATTTCTCTGGCAGGAATTAAATGCGCCCAACGACAGCCAGAGACTGCCCTCCGTTCATATGGCTGATTATCCGATTTGCGACAATGGTGCGATTTTGACTGAGCTGGAAGAGTCGATGGCGCTGGCACAGAAGATTGTTTCGTTGGGCAGGGCGACCCGGAGCCGGAAAAATCTCAAGGTACGGCAGCCGCTATCCGGAATGATGGTTCATATTCCGGGGCGGAATCAATTTGAGAAGGTGAAAGAGGAGCTTCCGGTGATACTGGAAGAGCTGAATATAAAGGAAGTTACCGAGTTGGCCGATATTTCACAGGCGGTCAGTTATAAGGCGAAACTCAACTTCGCAGTGGCCGGCAAGCGGCTGGGTGGCGCAGTCAAAGAAGTGGCCGCAAAGCTGGCGGAATTGACCCATGAGCAGTTGCGGAGTTTTGTGGCCACAGGTGAGATGGAACTTACGTTATCCAATGCAGTAGTTAAGCTCAATTCCGAGGAGCTGGAGGTTCAGAAAATCGAGAGAGACGGCCTGGCGGTTGAGGAAGATGGAGGGGTGGTGATCGCCCTGATGATTGCCATTGATGACCGGCTTCGCGATGAAGGTTTTGCACGGGAAATGGTCAATAAAATTCAGAATATGAGAAAAACCTCTGGTTTTGAGGTGACTGACCGTATAAATGTGTTGGTTTCGACTGCCGATCCGCTGGCGGCAGCAATTACCAGATGGCGCGAAACAATTTGCCGGGAGACTCTTGCCGACAAACTCGAGCTGGTCAACACCATGCCGCCGGGAAATGATGGAACAAGTTGGAATATTAATGGTGTCAAAGCCGAAATAGCCGTCATTAGAAAATAGATTGGAGCACCGATGAAAAAAGAGGATCTCGACAAGTATGAAAAGCTCCTTCTGAAAAGAAGAGAAGAACTGATGGTGGAGTTAAAGCTGAGAAAATCTCAGTTTGACGAGACCACCAAAGATGCCACCGGCGACCTCTCCAGCTATTCATACCACATGGCTGATCAAGGAACCGATGCCGAGGAGCGCGAGAAATCGTTTCTTTTCGCCTCTAAATCGGGACGCCTTCTCTACCATATTGATGAGGCTCTCAGACGTCTCCGAAAGGGCGATTTCGGCAATTGTCAGCAATGCGGCAAGGCAATTCAGAAGGCCCGCCTGGAAGCGGTCCCCCATGCCCGGCTGTGTATTGAGTGCAAAGAGAAAGAAGAGGAGGCCAAAGCTGGCCGGTGATAATAAACGGCAATTTATTATCCCCATTGCTATTCTCGTTGCCGTAATTCTTCTCGATCAACTGACCAAATTCTGGGTGGTCAGTTCTCTGCCGATGGGACAGTCACGTTCTATACTCGGCGAATTTTTGCAGTTTAAATTGATCTATAATCAAGGGGGGGCGCTTGGTACCAACCTCGGCAATAGCGCATTTTATCTTATAAGTTCTCTCTTAATACTTCTGGTTGTCCTTTATTTCATAATATCTAATATAAGCAACAAAATAATTGCTAACCCGATGGCCGCTATCGCCGGCGGCGCCATAGGCAATATCATCGACCGGATAAGACTGGGCGAGGTGGTCGATTTCCTCGATTTCGATTTTTTTGACATAAATATTCTCGGCTATAAAATCGATCGATGGTGGACGTTTAATATTGCCGATGTTGGAATTACGGTCGGAATGATTATTCTGCTGATTCATATAGTTTTTTTCTCAAAAAGCAAAAAAGGCGGGATAGAAGCTCCTCCCGGGGATTCGGCGGGCCATGCCAATGGATTATAGGTAGCGGCCGACTGGCCGCTGCCGTGGGAACTCCTTTATTCTTACCTTGTTATAGGCAGAAATGATATCACAACATAAGAGGTATGAATGGCAACCAAAGATGATATAATTAAGATCCTTTCGCAGATAGAAGACCCGGAGCTACGCAAGCCGCTGACCGAATTAGATATGGTTCGATCGATCGAAATCGACCGGGGAATGGTGACAATTGGCATCAATCTTACCATACCCGGATGTCCTCTGAAAAAGAAAATATCGGAAGAAGTTGTGCAGGGGGTATCGCGGCTTGAAGGGGTGGAGAAAGTGATGGTTGAGTTTACCGCGATGACCGAAGAGCGGCGGAAAAAGCTCATGGCTAAGCTCTACGAATCGCGGGGGGGGACGGCTTCGACAGCAGACGGCCAGACACAACCGGTGAATGCGGGTGATTTCGCGGCGCGTATCATTGCGGTCGCCTCGGGGAAAGGGGGAGTAGGCAAATCGACGGTGACCAGCAATCTGGCGGCGGTTTTGGGCCAGCGGGGATATAAGGTGGGAGTTCTCGATGCCGATGTTTATGGCTTCTCAATCCCAAGGATACTGGGCATGGAGGGCAAACCGACCATGATTGACGATCATATCGTGCCGCTCCGTAAAGACAACCTTCAGGTTATATCGATGGGCTTCTTTGTTGAGGAGGATGCACCGGTAATCTGGCGCGGGCCTTTACTGCATAAAGCGATAAATCAATTTCTGACTGATGTCCTTTGGGATAAATGTGATTTTCTTTTTCTGGACCTTCCCCCCGGCACAGGTGATGTTACCCTCACGATCGCGCAATCTTTACCCCGGGCGGAACTTCTCGTGGTCACGACGCCTCAGCCGGTCGCCTCTCATACTGCCGGGCGTGTTGCCAAACTGGCAGAGAAAACCAATCTGAGAGTGATCGGTGTCATAGAGAACATGTCCTATTATGAATCGAATGGGGCAAAAGAGTACATCTTCGGCAAGGATGGCGGTAAAGCCCTGGCCATGGCGCTGAAAGTACCATTCCTCGGTGAAATACCCATAAAGACAGAGATTCGTGAGGCCTCAGATATGGGGATGCCGATTGCACTATCCAATCATGCCGAAATTGCACAGTACTATCAAGAAATTGCGGATAATATTCAGAGCCGGGTCTATTGAGCTGTACTTGTTGATGTGTTGAGTCTTACAACTTTTGACAATTTTTTTGACCCTTTCCGATCAATTATATAGAGAAATCTTTGTCATAACCGATGACTCTAATCTACCAAGGAATAATGAGTTCTAAATATAGGTATTATTTGCGGCTGTCGGCTTGACGATGTGATGCCGATCATATTATTTCCCCTCACCGAACGAGTTATTTAACAATCTGTTAATAAGGTGTGGACAACCATTTGAGTGGGGATGCCGTCAATTATGCTGCAACAACTTAGTTACTTGCAGAGCTGTCCGGTCTGTGAATTGCTTTGTTGACAATCCTCATATTCATCGCCACTAATAGTAACAAAGACAGCCACTTATCAACCATGGAAAGGTACGTTTGATTGAGAGTGGTTTGGGGGAGTGATGGTAACTATTGCTAAGAGTATCAATTGTAAATTATGGGAAGATTGTCTGAATTATATCTCACTTCGGACAAAAAAATCATCTTTCCACACCTGGTTTAAGCATACCAGGGGAAACAGGGACGAAAATGGGGAGCTGACCATAATTGTGCCGAATCAATTTGTCGCTGATTGGCTGGCGGATCGTTACACCGAGCTTATCAGCGATGCCCTGAAGGAGGTGAATGGTTCATCGGTCGATTACCAGTTTGCGGTTTCCGACGGAAAGGATAATATTCCGCAGACCGAAATTGAATTTCATCCCCCGCCAGTGCGGATGGAACGAGTGCCTGACAGAAATTCCCTGTTAAATGAGCGATATCGTTTCGACAATGTTGTGGTCGGCGGTTTTAACCAGTTCGCTCACGCGGCGGCACAGGCGGTGGCCGAGGCGCCGGGGAAGACCAATTATAATCCGCTGTTGATTTATGGCGGCACCGGCCTGGGGAAAACGCATCTGGCGCAAGCCATTGGTCATTATATCTATGAAAATTTTCCTCAGAAACGGGTCATGTATGCCACCTCGGAAAAATTTACCTCCGATTTCATCAACTCTATTTCCAACGGCACTATTGCCAATTTTACCACACAATATCGGTCGGCCGATGTTCTGCTGGTTGATGATATTCAGTTTTTCTCCGGGAAGGAATCAACTCAGGAGCAATTTTTCCATACTTTTAATGATCTCCATCAGTCCGGCAAGCAGATTGTGCTTACCTCGGATCGTCATCCCAAGGAGACCAAGGGGCTGGAGGAACGGCTTCTTTCGCGTTTCTCATCCGGTCTGGTAGCCGACCTTCAGCCGCCCGATCTGGAGACCAGAATAGCGATACTACGGAGAAGGACCGAGCGGGAAGGGGTCGCTCTGCCCGAGGATGTTCTCTATTTTATCGCCGATAATGTCACCACCAATATCCGCGAACTTGAGGGGAGCCTGACCCGGCTTCTGGCCTACGCCTCGCTTGATAAGGCAAAGGTGGATTTGGATTTTGCCATAAAGGTGTTGGGAAAGGAAATTATTCGGCCGCGCCGAGAGGTAACCATAAGCGAGATACAGAAGAAGACGGCCGAAATTTTCAAAATTGACCAGACCATGATGACCGCCAAGAAAAAGAGCGCCGAAATAGCTCTTGCCCGCCAAGTTGCCATGTATCTTGCCCGGCGGCACACTCATTCTTCTCTAAAAGGTATCGGTGAGGCGTTTGGAGGACGGGATCATTCCACGGTCATTCATGCCTGCGAATTAGTGGAAAGAAAAGTAGGCTCAGATTTTATTTTCAGGGAAAAAGTTGAGTCGGTTGCGGCATTTTTGTTATAATTGAGATGTCAATAAGAGACTGGATAGCTGGTGTAATAGATGTGGAATAATTATGGTTGTGGAAAAAGAAGCATGCAAAAAACATTTGTTGACATTTTATTATCAAAACAATTATTCTTTAGGCGATTTTCAACCGATTCTGGCAGAACAAAATAGGGTTCTGTTTTGGTAAGGGAAAATAGTTGTTAACATTTTAACAGAGCTTATTAATATTAAGCCTAAGATATAGATTAAGAACTCTAATAATTTAGGCGGTGAATAAAGCTTCGGAGGAAAGTGGGTATGAAATTTAACCTCTCAAAGTCAAGGCTCAGCGGGTATCTCCAGTCGGTGTTGCAAGTAGTGCCTACAAAATCAACGCTGCCGATTTTATCCAACATTCTTTTTGAAGCTCTGGAAGATAAGCTTAAAATTTCCGCTACCGACCTTGAGGTTTCCATAACGGCTACTTTCGACTGCGCCGTGACCAGAAAGGGAACCGCGGTCCTGCCGGGAAAAATACTCTTTGATATTATCAAGGAATTGCCGGAGTCGGAGATATCTTTTGAGGGTACCCCCAGCCGGGTCGAAATAAAAATCCCGAATGGGTCTTATCGAATTGCCTGCGCCTCGGCTGAGGATTTTCCCAAACTGCCGGTAACTAACACCAAGAAGCAGATAAATATTGATGGCGGCGATCTGGTGACCATGATCAAGAAAGCCACCTTTGCCTGCTCGGTTGATGAAACCCGCCCGGCGCTCAACGGCGTGCTCTGGTCAACCAAAGGTGATATGATGAATATGGTGGCCACTGATGGACATCGCCTGGCCAAAGTTGCCGTGGAAAACAAGAAACTGAAAGGGATGTCCGAGGATATTATTGTTCCGCCCAAGGTTCTCAACATTATTCCACGGTTTATCAGTGATTCTGACGGCGAAATCGGGATCATCTTTGGAGAGAATAATATTATCTTCAATCTCGGTGATATTATTCTTACCTCCCGCCTGATTGAGGGGCCTTACCCGAACTATGAACAGGTCATTCCAACCGATAATGATAAGAAGCTGATCATCTCAAAAGGGGAATTGGCCGGCGCCGTTCGCCGCGTGGCCATTCTCTCCAACTCTCTCACGCATCAGGTGAAATTCACGCTGAAAGGGAATTCTCTGGTGGTTTCGACCACCAATGCCGATGTCGGCGGTGAGGCCAAGGAAACGCTGTCGTGCGACTATTCCGGCGAGGCGATCGAACTCGGATATAACGCCACTTATATCGGCGATGTGCTGGCGAAAATTGATGGTGAAGAGGTGATTTTCGAGCTTTCGAACGCGGTCTCGGCGGGAATTGTCTATTCGCCGGCGGTGCCCAAGGATAATTTCCTTTGCCTGGTGATGCCCTTGCGCCTGGCCGATTGAAAAGTGATTTACATTTTTTGCTTAAATTCTTATCTTGTTGATGTGGATTGTTTTTTGTTGATTTAAAGAGAGCAGATTAGATAATTTCCTTAAAAAAGAGGAGGTATAGGCCGATAGATAAGAGATAAACCCCAAAAAGGAGACGGAGGAGGAATGGACAATTTCACGCTTCAAAAAGATGCGCATAATTTTGCGATGAGCTTTTTGACCGCAAGAACATACTGGGTGTTAAGTGCTGGTAATTATGCGGAAAATATGGACACGCTAAAACAGGCAAAAAAGATACTGGAGGATATACTGGAAGGTAAGGAATATATCACCGGAAATAGGCTACAATTTACTAGTAATGCTATGGAAGAGATCGAGGTCTATTCTTTCTTTTTTAGTAACTTAAACCGCTTGCAGATGAATGGTATTAGCATAAATGAATTATATGATGATCTGACGACCGGTAAAGAAACGCTGGACAAATTAATGAATCTACCTGCAACACAAATAAGTGCTGATGAATTAGAACGCACTAAGAAATTATTTGCAAGGCTGAGTTCCGTGCTCGCTGCTGAAATATCAAAAATGACCGAGCGCGATGAATATGTAGGCATGCTGCACAGGGGGGTATTTAATGAATCGCAGATGGTTGATAAATGATCTTTTCTGTAAAATTGATATAACTGAAAGAATTGTTTCGAGACTCGAAAATGAGCGTTATCCCAGTAATACCCCTATCATTTTTTGCGCATGCCTCAAAGAGGTCCTTGAAATAACCAAAGAGAAAGTTACAGATTTAAAGCAACGATACGACGCACACCCCGAAGGCGTCCTTAATGACGAACTTGCAACATTCCATAGTTTCCTACGGTGCCTCACTCTCCCATTTCAGCTTATTGAAAATGCTGGAACAGACAGCGTTCCTTGGAGCCTCATAACACCACTGACCAAATCAGTTTATTCCCTCGACAAAAATATTCAGCTAATAATGGCATCTCATTATCAAAATTACAACTATTATTCTATCGACATACTGGATTATTATCGAAAGATAATGCAGCAGGGACCCGGGTTGGCAAATGAAGAATTTGATCAAAGGATAAATCGTAAATATAGGCAGTTACTCGGTGTTATTTCATCCAGAAACAGCGCGGAAGTCAGAGATGGGACCGCGCCTGCCCGGGCAGATTTAGAACTAAGACGGCTGGGATTTATACTATTTCCCAAAATAGAAAGAAATTGCATCTTCCAACAAGTTTTACTGGCACATGAAATAGGTCATAATCTATTTTATAGGTATGTATCACAATTGCACGATATTAGTGGTGAGGCATCTAGAGTAATAGATAGAATTCGGGAAGATATTCAAATTTCCCATCCCGATTTGGAAAGGACACAATCTATCATATTTATTGCGCAGAAGTTTACTGATTTCAAAACACTTCTGCTTCATTGGATTGAAGAGACCTTTTGTGATATCTTCGCTATGCGGTTCTTCGGTATCTGCGCGCTTTTTGCTGCACATAGCTTTTCCCTTGGTAGCCTTTCACTGGACGAGTACCAGGGGAAGCATCCACCTTGGCGCTTTAGGTTGCGGGCTATGCTCTCAAGTATTGATCTTGTAAAGCTTAGATTAGCAATAACCCCGGCCAACATAAATTGGGGCGAGTTCCATGATACGCAACAGTCTTTTATAAAGACGACAATTGAAAGACTTGAGAGCAAATTGAATGAAATGGACGAAATAACCCATTTGCGCACAGATGAAGCTGCATTCGCGCGAAGTATTGTGACAAAACTAGCACATGAAATTCTGGTCGTGCGTCTGCCAATAATCATGAATAGCATAGAAGAATGCTTAGGTAATGGCAGTTTCACCAGCGACAATCCAATTGATCTTGAAATCGCGCTAAAACTCTGTTGTCGATTAAATAACGGGGCCGTACCAAATGAGGTTATTTCTTGCGTAGAGTTGAACTGGCCGGGCAACGAAACGGTAGATTTTAGACATATTATACTCGCCGGATGGATTTATAAAGTATGCACCTTAGATTATATCGAGGATGATAGAACATTTGTGAAGGAATCAGCGAAAGCAAATAGACTTATTCTGAAGGCAATAGAACTCAATGACATCAAACGAGAATGGTTTGAGACAAGAGACGTTACTCCAGCAGGATGATGGCATTCCCGCGAGTGGCGTTCTTAATACCAAGGAGATATTGGCACGGTTGTGCGATAAGGATCCTCATCGGCGACTGATTATCACACCACTCCTGGAAAAATCCCAGGTGGCAGATGGTGCTGTTGACATTAGGTTAAGTACCGAGTTCATTGTGACACGTCGTACGGAATTTCCCTCTCTAGACGTAAAAGATGCTGCTGAACATGCAAAAAACGCCTGGCGTTACCAAACGTGGCAGAGAATTAATTTTGGTGAGAAGATGGTATTGCATCCCAA encodes the following:
- a CDS encoding TraR/DksA C4-type zinc finger protein → MKKEDLDKYEKLLLKRREELMVELKLRKSQFDETTKDATGDLSSYSYHMADQGTDAEEREKSFLFASKSGRLLYHIDEALRRLRKGDFGNCQQCGKAIQKARLEAVPHARLCIECKEKEEEAKAGR
- the ileS gene encoding isoleucine--tRNA ligase yields the protein MKFDQPKDDFSLPKMEEKILALWEKENIFHKSLLAAKNRPEFVFYEGPPTANGLPGAHHVLARTIKDLVCRYKSMKGFRVERKAGWDTHGLPVEIEVEKALQLDTKSKVIEYGIANFNQKCKESVFRYIDDWNEITRRIGYWIDLSDAYITLTNEYIETVWWILKNYHDRDLIYKGYKTVPFCPRCETALSSHEVAQGYEEVPDPSVFVKVKAADADFYYLVWTTTPWTLPSNAALCMHPEANYALVEFNGDKLVLAEALLSKILGSGYVILETKKGAEFAGKKYLPLFDTFKNQADKAFFVINGDFVTLEDGTGIVHIAPGYGADDYEIGLKYNLPIFQAVEANGHFVAGSGKYAGKFVKDADPEIIADMKSAGTLYKKEICIHNYPFCWRCDSPLIYIARQAWYIKTTQLKEQLIKNSNITRWYPDEIRVGRMLDWLENNIDWALSRERFWGTPLPIWVCDKEKCGQVTAVGSIEQLRREGIDVPAEIDLHKPMIDDVKLRCPNCKGTMTRVPEVIDTWFDSGAMPFAQWHYPFEHKDYIDKGIKYPADFISEAVDQTRGWFYSLLAISTLLFDQPAFKNVLVMELVLDKTGKKMSKHKGNAVNPFDIINKHGADALRWYLLSNSNPWVPTRFDEDSMVEVVRKFFDTLKNSYSFFALYANIDEIPERATKEGKTVEAFLAQFAGEPDRTDQWIESKFNTLVKDVTARLDNYDLTPPSRMISDFVINDLSNWYIRLNRRRYWAPGNDPSKMRAFLTLYRMLIGSAKLIAPYAPFISEFLWQELNAPNDSQRLPSVHMADYPICDNGAILTELEESMALAQKIVSLGRATRSRKNLKVRQPLSGMMVHIPGRNQFEKVKEELPVILEELNIKEVTELADISQAVSYKAKLNFAVAGKRLGGAVKEVAAKLAELTHEQLRSFVATGEMELTLSNAVVKLNSEELEVQKIERDGLAVEEDGGVVIALMIAIDDRLRDEGFAREMVNKIQNMRKTSGFEVTDRINVLVSTADPLAAAITRWRETICRETLADKLELVNTMPPGNDGTSWNINGVKAEIAVIRK
- a CDS encoding P-loop NTPase, which translates into the protein MATKDDIIKILSQIEDPELRKPLTELDMVRSIEIDRGMVTIGINLTIPGCPLKKKISEEVVQGVSRLEGVEKVMVEFTAMTEERRKKLMAKLYESRGGTASTADGQTQPVNAGDFAARIIAVASGKGGVGKSTVTSNLAAVLGQRGYKVGVLDADVYGFSIPRILGMEGKPTMIDDHIVPLRKDNLQVISMGFFVEEDAPVIWRGPLLHKAINQFLTDVLWDKCDFLFLDLPPGTGDVTLTIAQSLPRAELLVVTTPQPVASHTAGRVAKLAEKTNLRVIGVIENMSYYESNGAKEYIFGKDGGKALAMALKVPFLGEIPIKTEIREASDMGMPIALSNHAEIAQYYQEIADNIQSRVY
- the dnaN gene encoding DNA polymerase III subunit beta; this translates as MKFNLSKSRLSGYLQSVLQVVPTKSTLPILSNILFEALEDKLKISATDLEVSITATFDCAVTRKGTAVLPGKILFDIIKELPESEISFEGTPSRVEIKIPNGSYRIACASAEDFPKLPVTNTKKQINIDGGDLVTMIKKATFACSVDETRPALNGVLWSTKGDMMNMVATDGHRLAKVAVENKKLKGMSEDIIVPPKVLNIIPRFISDSDGEIGIIFGENNIIFNLGDIILTSRLIEGPYPNYEQVIPTDNDKKLIISKGELAGAVRRVAILSNSLTHQVKFTLKGNSLVVSTTNADVGGEAKETLSCDYSGEAIELGYNATYIGDVLAKIDGEEVIFELSNAVSAGIVYSPAVPKDNFLCLVMPLRLAD
- the dnaA gene encoding chromosomal replication initiator protein DnaA, producing MVTIAKSINCKLWEDCLNYISLRTKKSSFHTWFKHTRGNRDENGELTIIVPNQFVADWLADRYTELISDALKEVNGSSVDYQFAVSDGKDNIPQTEIEFHPPPVRMERVPDRNSLLNERYRFDNVVVGGFNQFAHAAAQAVAEAPGKTNYNPLLIYGGTGLGKTHLAQAIGHYIYENFPQKRVMYATSEKFTSDFINSISNGTIANFTTQYRSADVLLVDDIQFFSGKESTQEQFFHTFNDLHQSGKQIVLTSDRHPKETKGLEERLLSRFSSGLVADLQPPDLETRIAILRRRTEREGVALPEDVLYFIADNVTTNIRELEGSLTRLLAYASLDKAKVDLDFAIKVLGKEIIRPRREVTISEIQKKTAEIFKIDQTMMTAKKKSAEIALARQVAMYLARRHTHSSLKGIGEAFGGRDHSTVIHACELVERKVGSDFIFREKVESVAAFLL
- the lspA gene encoding signal peptidase II; translated protein: MSAKRKKRRPKLAGDNKRQFIIPIAILVAVILLDQLTKFWVVSSLPMGQSRSILGEFLQFKLIYNQGGALGTNLGNSAFYLISSLLILLVVLYFIISNISNKIIANPMAAIAGGAIGNIIDRIRLGEVVDFLDFDFFDINILGYKIDRWWTFNIADVGITVGMIILLIHIVFFSKSKKGGIEAPPGDSAGHANGL